The Verrucomicrobiia bacterium region GCCGGGTATGCCCTCGGCGGAGGGTGCGAACTGGCCATGATGTGCGATTTCATCATTGCGGCGGACACGGCAAAGTTCGGCCAGCCGGAAATCAAACTGGGTACCATTCCGGGTGCGGGCGGAACACAGCGCTTGCCGCGCGCTGTTTCCAAATCGAAAGCAATGGATATGTGCCTTACTGGCCGCATGATGGACGCGGCCGAAGCTGAGCGCGCCGGTTTGGTATCGAGAGTGGTTCCTGCGGACAAGCTGATGGACGAGGCGGTATCTGCGGCTGCTACCATCGCCGGCATGTCGCTGCCGATCGCCATGATGGTAAAGGAATCCATCAACCGCGCCTACGAGACGACGCTTAACGAAGGCGTTCAGTTCGAGCGCCGCCTGTTCCATAGCACCTTCGCCACCGAGGACCAAAA contains the following coding sequences:
- a CDS encoding enoyl-CoA hydratase, encoding MTYENIVVETREKVGVIQLNRPKALNALNDKLMDELGAALAAFDADENIGCIVITGSEKAFAAGADIGAMANYSFMDAYKGDYITRNWEQIRRIRKPVIAAVAGYALGGGCELAMMCDFIIAADTAKFGQPEIKLGTIPGAGGTQRLPRAVSKSKAMDMCLTGRMMDAAEAERAGLVSRVVPADKLMDEAVSAAATIAGMSLPIAMMVKESINRAYETTLNEGVQFERRLFHSTFATEDQKEGMKAFIEKRLPSFRNL